In Pseudoalteromonas xiamenensis, the following are encoded in one genomic region:
- the tatA gene encoding Sec-independent protein translocase subunit TatA: MGIGGISIWQLLIVLAIIVLLFGTKKLRGIGNDLGSAVKGFKKAISEDETPTKDEPTAQLKDNQATTSAETQKAKDKA, from the coding sequence ATGGGTATCGGCGGAATCAGCATTTGGCAATTACTTATCGTTTTAGCAATCATCGTATTGTTGTTCGGAACGAAAAAATTACGCGGTATTGGCAACGATTTAGGTAGCGCTGTGAAAGGGTTCAAAAAGGCCATTTCGGAAGACGAAACGCCGACAAAAGACGAACCTACAGCTCAACTCAAAGATAACCAAGCGACCACATCGGCTGAAACGCAAAAAGCAAAAGATAAGGCTTAA